tttctggataatgttgtcgctttttcttgcctacgtggcttgatcgcacgtgtgagttggtagaagttggtgagacgtttctgcatgtgctgaaatgaaaggacatttgcactgcccgatgcattaaatgcactgtagcagggagtgtaaacgtcttctttgccaggcgcgtgggcggccacgcgcgcgtgataaccgtcagctaaaacggcgctcgacacgtgttgttgcaagatacgctctttttgaacgtgatgatttgcGTTCTCCcttcgcattaattgcgatgggtatataaggggataACCGTTTGTGGTTTCCTCTCACTTTgtcgaaaattcaaaaaatttgccgtttgagagaaagttgtcatctgtcttctccgacgattttttctgaaattccggtgaggtttctAGTGTTTCTGTTCACCATCTTCCGTTTCTTTGATATTTTTGATGGCTGAACTATCTAGTCCACATAATGTGGAGGgcgaaaaccctgaacagccttTAGTggccgaagaagaagaagagggggCTGCCGGTGGTGGATTACCGGCGCTGAAGTGGACCAGAAAAAGCTTTGATCGCCTTATGCTTGAGGTCCAAATGCCCTCGGAATATGGGGCTCAGTACCCATCagagggtgatactggtgccgacgctccggccggttatgtgaccatgtggtCCGATTTCTTCGGAGATTGTAACCTCCGACTACCGTTGACGGTGTTTGTTATGGATatcttggagtggtacaaggtccacatttctcaagtgaGTCCGCTTGGGATGATTCggattcgtaattttgagtttaccttccgtgctcttggcatagagcctaccgttggagacttccgacggttttatcagatgacagtgtccatggggttcttttctttccgtctaCGAGACGGTACCCCAAAGCTGATGACTCCCCCtaaggggatgacgatgtggaagaagaagTTCTTCTATATCAAGTCTGCTGCCCTTGCTGTGgatatgacgtttcggaatgtgaccgagacgatcataacAGAGACCATTGCGATGCCCAGTTTGAAATCAGTGCAATGGTTCCCGCAACTGCAGACTATTGAGTCTGTGAAGTTGACCAACACGCAACTATGGCTGTTGCGTATGATGTTGAGGAGGGGCAAGAACTCGAAACCCGTGGTGCGGGAAAAGagcggtggtacgtactttttgtttttttacgTTCTTTATCCTTACGCGTGTTACTGACCTTTGTGTCTACTATCAGAAGATGCTCccgcatggaggatgtttgctCCGGATTTCGAGGGTACGGTTGAGACCGTAGTTTGTGCGGATGGTGAACAGGATCACAACACTCTCATCCgtagtaacttccgggtgcctactgcggctgcactggcagttgagttgccAGTAGGCAAAGGTATACTATCGAAGCTTTGCTACTTGTGTTGATCATGTTGTGTTATTGACGTATTGattccatgcaggtgatcttggggccttgggggaccctgaagcgaaaggtgtgcctaagaggcaaactgtgaaaggcgtgcgctttcgccaaaagaagataaaggaggtcactactgtgcctcatctggtgccgcaggcagcaggtatctctcattcctcttttcgtcgacacaaggattatgtgatagtatctgatacccttgagggtttgagtACAGCCGCGGAGTCACATTCtggtgctgcgaagaagcaggcaGAAGAGGCGGCTGCGGAAGGGACAGCTGCGGGTCCCCCTGTGATTGGTGAGAAGAGGaggccagagcagaaagctgctggtggtgttgaAACCAAACGTCGGAGACTAGTAACCAAAAGGTCTGCTCCGGCGCAGAAAAAACCTGCGGTTGTCGTTGGTAAGTGTAGGCTATCTAGTGTTAACTGTTGTGTAACTAGTTCTGATAGCTATTTCACTTTTTTGCAGAGCGTCAGgatgaagatttttctatcttcgatgCTCCGGAGTCCCCTCCGCGTGCCATGGGTGCGGGTGGAACGGAGGTGCCGTCGACACCTCCCGTCAAGGTGGTACCTGAGTCAACCGTGCAgaaggagggtaccgcagagaatgcTGCGGCCCAGATATTTGATACTGTCGACTCATCCAACAacctgatctctcccaatgagggagacGATTTGAGTTTGCGGTTCGCTGCTACCGGGAAGCAACATTCTGATGCTGAACCGCAAAAAACTGGCGATGAagcgcggcagcatgatgctgggCCGCAGAAGTCTGCGGTTGATAAGGGTACCAGTTCGTCGGCCGGTGGTGCGGGGtatgacgggcctccaattcagcctggggagtctgaattggagtattactaccgcacctacTCCCAGGATCGCAGTACGCTGTAccatcgacccccctggactgtattgcagggggatgatattgctAACGACCCTGCGGCCTGCAGGGAGATCCTGGGCGGTCTTGGGACCCCCTTTGAAGTTGAGCGGGCTCGTGCCGCACCGCGggagctgcgtataaaccagctTTCGACCATGTTGGTAGGGTCTTCCATTGTggctaatgccattttggaagattataaggtgctgggtcgccgcgaggaggaggctgctcgtatgcgggcggaagccgagaagttggtcgaggctgctcgtgcgggtgcagagcagctcgagaaggataaagctgcttttgagaagcagaagcagacttcggaatgggctgccgctgcccggctaaaacaggtgcgtacccttgctaaacttcttgctgatgagcgcaaaagttggaatgaaaaaatgtccaatgagcgcaagaagtggaatgcatcgtgggctaagcagaatgacattctgtttcatgctcggcaggagCTGACCAATGCTAAGGCAGCGAATGCTACCTTGAGCcaggagaaggctgcggctgaggccgTTTCTGTGaaagcgctgcaggcgaaggccgacgccctgaaggcgcttgcagaggccaaagaagccggggctcgtgcctcaaaggcccttgaagaggccgcgGAGAAGGAGAGCCGTTCTTCCAAGGCTCTGGAAGAGgtgaatgcggagcgcattcgtttggataaggttgtttccagccttcaggtatgtttcgttacctctgttttatatttcctttattgttttgaaaatatttatcggTTGAACCGTTTGCTGTtcttgtaacaggctgaggttcaggcccgggcggttgcggttacggaccttactgcccgcgtgtctgaTGCGGAGAAGCGAGCCGACGCTGCCGCTGAGGCCAAGGATgtcttggtgtcctcttttaaccagctggaagctgaccgtgagtggcTGCGGACTCACGGTATTGCGCGTGTAAGTGTCCATTGCCTTTACATTTGCTTGGGTTAGCATTCAAGACTTATGAcctttttattgcagattgtcgaGGCTATCATGAATGCTCCTGAGACCTcatctggtttggacctggttaaggagcgtgcgcgcgatgctggcttcaaggctggttataaccgctgcattgggcatatcaatgtattgtccgcaggcggttatactgatcaggcatccgggttccggGATGTAGATACCGAGggtcgtctgaaagcggccgtagcctccttttatgacacgccccttgcctgtgtaggggagctggacgagtgtttggaggttgcggactatgttgaccgcttgcggatgctttaccctgatgtggaagaggaagaacccgctggtggtgccggaggagacgcggggaccagcggtacaaaatagggtttaggttggcgagtgtgcctccttttttgtattcctcttgtatagaataggaactttatgtaaattccgtaagcatcatgtggatacttgaattttttgaatataaagtttctttgttcagtttgtacaagtgtttttaattcttgcatgtctgaacgtgtgtatgcgtaatctttacccatttatgaacggggtcaagtatactccatacttttgttgtatgggtATGCATCAATTCTGTGATTTACCGTGCgagggttttagaattgcttaagctttgtaaaagcttatattaccGGGACTNNNNNNNNNNNNNNNNNNNNNNNNNNNNNNNNNNNNNNNNNNNNNNNNNNNNNNNNNNNNNNNNNNNNNNNNNNNNNNNNNNNNNNNNNNNNNNNNNNNNNNNNNNNNNNNNNNNNNNNNNNNNNNNNNNNNNNNNNNNNNNNNNNNNNNNNNNNNNNNNNNNNNNNNNNNNNNNNNNNNNNNNNNNNNNNNNNNNNNNNNNNNNNNNNNNNNNNNNNNNNNNNNNNNNNNNNNNNNNNNNNNNNNNNNNNNNNNNNNNNNNNNNNNNNNNNNNNNNNNNNNNNNNNNNNNNNNNNNNNNNNNNNNNNNNNNNNNNNNNNNNNNNNNNNNNNNNNNNNNNNNNNNNNNNNNNNNNNNNNNNNNNNNNNNNNNNNNNNNNNNNNNNNNNNNNNNNNNNNNNNNNNNNNNNNNNNNNNNNNNNNNNNNNNNNNNNNNNNNNNNNNNNNNNNNNNNNNNNNNNNNNNNNNNNNNNNNNNNNNNNNNNNNNNNNNNNNNNNNNNNNNNNNNNNNNNNNNNNNNNNNNNNNNNNNNNNNNNNNNNNNNNNNNNNNNNNNNNNNNNNNNNNNNNNNNNNNNNNNNNNNNNNNNNNNNNNNNNNNNNNNNNNNNNNNNNNNNNNNNNNNNNNNNNNNNNNNNNNNNNNNNNNNNNNNNNNNNNNNNNNNNNNNNNNNNNNNNNNNNNNNNNNNNNNNNNNNNNNNNNNNNNNNNNNNNNNNNNNNNNNNNNNNNNNNNNNNNNNNNNNNNNNNNNNNNNNNNNNNNNNNNNNNNNNNNNNNNNNNNNNNNNNNNNNNNNNNNNNNNNNNNNNNNNNNNNNNNNNNNNNNNNNNNNNNNNNNNNNNNNNNNNNNNNNNNNNNNNNNNNNNNNNNNNNNNNNNNNNNNNNNNNNNNNNNNNNNNNNNNNNNNNNNNNNNNNNNNNNNNNNNNNNNNNNNNNNNNNNNNNNNNNNNNNNNNNNNNNNNNNNNNNNNNNNNNNNNNNNNNNNNNNNNNNNNNNNNNNNNNNNNNNNNNNNNNNNNNNNNNNNNNNNNNNNNNNNNNNNNNNNNNNNNNNNNNNNNNNNNNNNNNNNNNNNNNNNNNNNNNNNNNNNNNNNNNNNNNNNNNNNNNNNNNNNNNNNNNNNNNNNNNNNNNNNNNNNNNNNNNNNNNNNNNNNNNNNNNNNNNNNNNNNNNNNNNNNNNNNNNNNNNNNNNNNNNNNNNNNNNNNNNNNNNNNNNNNNNNNNNNNNNNNNNNNNNNNNNNNNNNNNNNNNNNNNNNNNNNNNNNNNNNNNNNNNNNNNNNNNNNNNNNNNNNNNNNNNNNNNNNNNNNNNNNNNNNNNNNNNNNNNNNNNNNNNNNNNNNNNNNNNNNNNNNNNNNNNNNNNNNNNNNNNNNNNNNNNNNNNNNNNNNNNNNNNNNNNNNNNNNNNNNNNNNNNNNNNNNNNNNNNNNNNNNNNNNNNNNNNNNNNNNNNNNNNNNNNNNNNNNNNNNNNNNNNNNNNNNNNNNNNNNNNNNNNNNNNNNNNNNNNNNNNNNNNNNNNNNNNNNNNNNNNNNNNNNNNNNNNNNNNNNNNNNNNNNNNNNNNNNNNNNNNNNNNNNNNNNNNNNNNNNNNNNNNNNNNNNNNNNNNNNNNNNNNNNNNNNNNNNNNNNNNNNNNNNNNNNNNNNNNNNNNNNNNNNNNNNNNNNNNNNNNNNNNNNNNNNNNNNNNNNNNNNNNNNNNNNNNNNNNNNNNNNNNNNNNNNNNNNNNNNNNNNNNNNNNNNNNNNNNNNNNNNNNNNNNNNNNNNNNNNNNNNNNNNNNNNNNNNNNNNNNNNNNNNNNNNNNNNNNNNNNNNNNNNNNNNNNNNNNNNNNNNNNNNNNNNNNNNNNNNNNNNNNNNNNNNNNNNNNNNNNNNNNNNNNNNNNNNNNNNNNNNNNNNNNNNNNNNNNNNNNNNNNNNNNNNNNNNNNNNNNNNNNNNNNNNNNNNNNNNNNNNNNNNNNNNNNNNNNNNNNNNNNNNNNNNNNNNNNNNNNNNNNNNNNNNNNNNNNNNNNNNNNNNNNNNNNNNNNNNNNNNNNNNNNNNNNNNNNNNNNNNNNNNNNNNNNNNNNNNNNNNNNNNNNNNNNNNNNNNNNNNNNNNNNNNNNNNNNNNNNNNNNNNNNNNNNNNNNNNNNNNNNNNNNNNNNNNNNNNNNNNNNNNNNNNNNNNNNNNNNNNNNNNNNNNNNNNNNNNNNNNNNNNNNNNNNNNNNNNNNNNNNNNNNNNNNNNNNNNNNNNNNNNNNNNNNNNNNNNNNNNNNNNNNNNNNNNNNNNNNNNNNNNNNNNNNNNNNNNNNNNNNNNNNNNNNNNNNNNNNNNNNNNNNNNNNNNNNNNNNNNNNNNNNNNNNNNNNNNNNNNNNNNNNNNNNNNNNNNNNNNNNNNNNNNNNNNNNNNNNNNNNNNNNNNNNNNNNNNNNNNNNNNNNNNNNNNNNNNNNNNNNNNNNNNNNNNNNNNNNNNNNNNNNNNNNNNNNNNNNNNNNNNNNNNNNNNNNNNNNNNNNNNNNNNNNNNNNNNNNNNNNNNNNNNNNNNNNNNNNNNNNNNNNNNNNNNNNNNNNNNNNNNNNNNNNNNNNNNNNNNNNNNNNNNNNNNNNNNNNNNNNNNNNNNNNNNNNNNNNNNNNNNNNNNNNNNNNNNNNNNNNNNNNNNNNNNNNNNNNNNNNNNNNNNNNNNNNNNNNNNNNNNNNNNNNNNNNNNNNNNNNNNNNNNNNNNNNNNNNNNNNNNNNNNNNNNNNNNNNNNNNNNNNNNNNNNNNNNNNNNNNNNNNNNNNNNNNNNNNNNNNNNNNNNNNNNNNNNNNNNNNNNNNNNNNNNNNNNNNNNNNNNNNNNNNNNNNNNNNNNNNNNNNNNNNNNNNNNNNNNNNNNNNNNNNNNNNNNNNNNNNNNNNNNNNNNNNNNNNNNNNNNNNNNNNNNNNNNNNNNNNNNNNNNNNNNNNNNNNNNNNNNNNNNNNNNNNNNNNNNNNNNNNNNNNNNNNNNNNNNNNNNNNNNNNNNNNNNNNNNNNNNNNNNNNNNNNNNNNNNNNNNNNNNNNNNNNNNNNNNNNNNNNNNNNNNNNNNNNNNNNNNNNNNNNNNNNNNNNNNNNNNNNNNNNNNNNNNNNNNNNNNNNNNNNNNNNNNNNNNNNNNNNNNNNNNNNNNNNNNNNNNNNNNNNNNNNNNNNNNNNNNNNNNNNNNNNNNNNNNNNNNNNNNNNNNNNNNNNNNNNNNNNNNNNNNNNNNNNNNNNNNNNNNNNNNNNNNNNNNNNNNNNNNNNNNNNNNNNNNNNNNNNNNNNNNNNNNNNNNNNNNNNNNNNNNNNNNNNNNNNNNNNNNNNNNNNNNNNNNNNNNNNNNNNNNNNNNNNNNNNNNNNNNNNNNNNNNNNNNNNNNNNNNNNNNNNNNNNNNNNNNNNNNNNNNNNNNNNNNNNNNNNNNNNNNNNNNNNNNNNNNNNNNNNNNNNNNNNNNNNNNNNNNNNNNNNNNNNNNNNNNNNNNNNNNNNNNNNNNNNNNNNNNNNNNNNNNNNNNNNNNNNNNNNNNNNNNNNNNNNNNNNNNNNNNNNNNNNNNNNNNNNNNNNNNNNNNNNNNNNNNNNNNNNNNNNNNNNNNNNNNNNNNNNNNNNNNNNNNNNNNNNNNNNNNNNNNNNNNNNNNNNNNNNNNNNNNNNNNNNNNNNNNNNNNNNNNNNNNNNNNNNNNNNNNNNNNNNNNNNNNNNNNNNNNNNNNNNNNNNNNNNNNNNNNNNNNNNNNNNNNNNNNNNNNNNNNNNNNNNNNNNNNNNNNNNNNNNNNNNNNNNNNNNNNNNNNNNNNNNNNNNNNNNNNNNNNNNNNNNNNNNNNNNNNNNNNNNNNNNNNNNNNNNNNNNNNNNNNNNNNNNNNNNNNNNNNNNNNNNNNNNNNNNNNNNNNNNNNNNNNNNNNNNNNNNNNNNNNNNNNNNNNNNNNNNNNNNNNNNNNNNNNNNNNNNNNNNNNNNNNNNNNNNNNNNNNNNNNNNNNNNNNNNNNNNNNNNNNNNNNNNNNNNNNNNNNNNNNNNNNNNNNNNNNNNNNNNNNNNNNNNNNNNNNNNNNNNNNNNNNNNNNNNNNNNNNNNNNNNNNNNNNNNNNNNNNNNNNNNNNNNNNNNNNNNNNNNNNNNNNNNNNNNNNNNNNNNNNNNNNNNNNNNNNNNNNNNNNNNNNNNNNNNNNNNNNNNNNNNNNNNNNNNNNNNNNNNNNNNNNNNNNNNNNNNNNNNNNNNNNNNNNNNNNNNNNNNNNNNNNNNNNNNNNNNNNNNNNNNNNNNNNNNNNNNNNNNNNNNNNNNNNNNNNNNNNNNNNNNNNNNNNNNNNNNNNNNNNNNNNNNNNNNNNNNNNNNNNNNNNNNNNNNNNNNNNNNNNNNNNNNNNNNNNNNNNNNNNNNNNNNNNNNNNNNNNNNNNNNNNNNNNNNNNNNNNNNNNNNNNNNNNNNNNNNNNNNNNNNNNNNNNNNNNNNNNNNNNNNNNNNNNNNNNNNNNNNNNNNNNNNNNNNNNNNNNNNNNNNNNNNNNNNNNNNNNNNNNNNNNNNNNNNNNNNNNNNNNNNNNNNNNNNNNNNNNNNNNNNNNNNNNNNNNNNNNNNNNNNNNNNNNNNNNNNNNNNNNNNNNNNNNNNNNNNNNNNNNNNNNNNNNNNNNNNNNNNNNNNNNNNNNNNNNNNNNNNNNNNNNNNNNNNNNNNNNNNNNNNNNNNNNNNNNNNNNNNNNNNNNNNNNNNNNNNNNNNNNNNNNNNNNNNNNNNNNNNNNNNNNNNNNNNNNNNNNNNNNNNNNNNNNNNNNNNNNNNNNNNNNNNNNNNNNNNNNNNNNNNNNNNNNNNNNNNNNNNNNNNNNNNNNNNNNNNNNNNNNNNNNNNNNNNNNNNNNNNNNNNNNNNNNNNNNNNNNNNNNNNNNNNNNNNNNNNNNNNNNNNNNNNNNNNNNNNNNNNNNNNNNNNNNNNNNNNNNNNNNNNNNNNNNNNNNNNNNNNNNNNNNNNNNNNNNNNNNNNNNNNNNNNNNNNNNNNNNNNNNNNNNNNNNNNNNNNNNNNNNNNNNNNNNNNNNNNNNNNNNNNNNNNNNNNNNNNNNNNNNNNNNNNNNNNNNNNNNNNNNNNNNNNNNNNNNNNNNNNNNNNNNNNNNNNNNNNNNNNNNNNNNNNNNNNNNNNNNNNNNNNNNNNNNNNNNNNNNNNNNNNNNNNNNNNNNNNNNNNNNNNNNNNNNNNNNNNNNNNNNNNNNNNNNNNNNNNNNNNNNNNNNNNNNNNNNNNNNNNNNNNNNNNNNNNNNNNNNNNNNNNNNNNNNNNNNNNNNNNNNNNNNNNNNNNNNNNNNNNNNNNNNNNNNNNNNNNNNNNNNNNNNNNNNNNNNNNNNNNNNNNNNNNNNNNNNNNNNNNNNNNNNNNNNNNNNNNNNNNNNNNNNNNNNNNNNNNNNNNNNNNNNNNNNNNNNNNNNNNNNNNNNNNNNNNNNNNNNNNNNNNNNNNNNNNNNNNNNNNNNNNNNNNNNNNNNNNNNNNNNNNNNNNNNNNNNNNNNNNNNNNNNNNNNNNNNNNNNNNNNNNNNNNNNNNNNNNNNNNNNNNNNNNNNNNNNNNNNNNNNNNNNNNNNNNNNNNNNNNNNNNNNNNNNNNNNNNNNNNNNNNNNNNNNNNNNNNNNNNNNNNNNNNNNNNNNNNNNNNNNNNNNNNNNNNNNNNNNNNNNNNNNNNNNNNNNNNNNNNNNNNNNNNNNNNNNNNNNNNNNNNNNNNNNNNNNNNNNNNNNNNNNNNNNNNNNNNNNNNNNNNNNNNNNNNNNNNNNNNNNNNNNNNNNNNNNNNNNNNNNNNNNNNNNNNNNNNNNNNNNNNNNNNNNNNNNNNNNNNNNNNNNNNNNNNNNNNNNNNNNNNNNNNNNNNNNNNNNNNNNNNNNNNNNNNNNNNNNNNNNNNNNNNNNNNNNNNNNNNNNNNNNNNNNNNNNNNNNNNNNNNNNNNNNNNNNNNNNNNNNNNNNNNNNNNNNNNNNNNNNNNNNNNNNNNNNNNNNNNNNNNNNNNNNNNNNNNNNNNNNNNNNNNNNNNNNNNNNNNNNNNNNNNNNNNNNNNNNNNNNNNNNNNNNNNNNNNNNNNNNNNNNNNNNNNNNNNNNNNNNNNNNNNNNNNNNNNNNNNNNNNNNNNNNNNNNNNNNNNNNNNNNNNNNNNNNNNNNNNNNNNNNNNNNNNNNNNNNNNNNNNNNNNNNNNNNNNNNNNNNNNNNNNNNNNNNNNNNNNNNNNNNNNNNNNNNNNNNNNNNNNNNNNNNNNNNNNNNNNNNNNNNNNNNNNNNNNNNNNNNNNNNNNNNNNNNNNNNNNNNNNNNNNNNNNNNNNNNNNNNNNNNNNNNNNNNNNNNNNNNNNNNNNNNNNNNNNNNNNNNNNNNNNNNNNNNNNNNNNNNNNNNNNNNNNNNNNNNNNNNNNNNNNNNNNNNNNNNNNNNNNNNNNNNNNNNNNNNNNNNNNNNNNNNNNNNNNNNNNNNNNNNNNNNNNNNNNNNNNNNNNNNNNNNNNNNNNNNNNNNNNNNNNNNNNNNNNNNNNNNNNNNNNNNNNNNNNNNNNNNNNNNNNNNNNNNNNNNNNNNNNNNNNNNNNNNNNNNNNNNNNNNNNNNNNNNNNNNNNNNNNNNNNNNNNNNNNNNNNNNNNNNNNNNNNNNNNNNNNNNNNNNNNNNNNNNNNNNNNNNNNNNNNNNNNNNNNNNNNNNNNNNNNNNNNNNNNNNNNNNNNNNNNNNNNNNNNNNNNNNNNNNNNNNNNNNNNNNNNNNNNNNNNNNNNNNNNNNNNNNNNNNNNNNNNNNNNNNNNNNNNNNNNNNNNNNNNNNNNNNNNNNNNNNNNNNNNNNNNNNNNNNNNNNNNNNNNNNNNNNNNNNNNNNNNNNNNNNNNNNNNNNNNNNNNNNNNNNNNNNNNNNNNNNNNNNNNNNNNNNNNNNNNNNNNNNNNNNNNNNNNNNNNNNNNNNNNNNNNNNNNNNNNNNNNNNNNNNNNNNNNNNNNNNNNNNNNNNNNNNNNNNNNNNNNNNNNNNNNNNNNNNNNNNNNNNNNNNNNNNNNNNNNNNNNNNNNNNNNNNNNNNNNNNNNNNNNNNNNNNNNNNNNNNNNNNNNNNNNNNNNNNNNNNNNNNNNNNNNNNNNNNNNNNNNNNNNNNNNNNNNNNNNNNNNNNNNNNNNNNNNNNNNNNNNNNNNNNNNNNNNNNNNNNNNNNNNNNNNNNNNNNNNNNNNNNNNNNNNNNNNNNNNNNNNNNNNNNNNNNNNNNNNNNNNNNNNNNNNNNNNNNNNNNNNNNNNNNNNNNNNNNNNNNNNNNNNNNNNNNNNNNNNNNNNNNNNNNNNNNNNNNNNNNNNNNNNNNNNNNNNNNNNNNNNNNNNNNNNNNNNNNNNNNNNNNNNNNNNNNNNNNNN
The sequence above is drawn from the Helianthus annuus cultivar XRQ/B chromosome 12, HanXRQr2.0-SUNRISE, whole genome shotgun sequence genome and encodes:
- the LOC110919845 gene encoding uncharacterized protein LOC110919845 isoform X2 gives rise to the protein MAELSSPHNVEGENPEQPLVAEEEEEGAAGGGLPALKWTRKSFDRLMLEVQMPSEYGAQYPSEGDTGADAPAGYVTMWSDFFGDCNLRLPLTVFVMDILEWYKVHISQVSPLGMIRIRNFEFTFRALGIEPTVGDFRRFYQMTVSMGFFSFRLRDGTPKLMTPPKGMTMWKKKFFYIKSAALAVDMTFRNVTETIITETIAMPSLKSVQWFPQLQTIESVKLTNTQLWLLRMMLRRGKNSKPVVREKSGEDAPAWRMFAPDFEGTVETVVCADGEQDHNTLIRSNFRVPTAAALAVELPVGKGDLGALGDPEAKGVPKRQTVKGVRFRQKKIKEVTTVPHLVPQAAAAESHSGAAKKQAEEAAAEGTAAGPPVIGEKRRPEQKAAGGVETKRRRLVTKRSAPAQKKPAVVVERQDEDFSIFDAPESPPRAMGAGGTEVPSTPPVKVVPESTVQKEGTAENAAAQIFDTVDSSNNLISPNEGDDLSLRFAATGKQHSDAEPQKTGDEARQHDAGPQKSAVDKGTSSSAGGAGYDGPPIQPGESELEYYYRTYSQDRSTLYHRPPWTVLQGDDIANDPAACREILGGLGTPFEVERARAAPRELRINQLSTMLVGSSIVANAILEDYKVLGRREEEAARMRAEAEKLVEAARAGAEQLEKDKAAFEKQKQTSEWAAAARLKQVRTLAKLLADERKSWNEKMSNERKKWNASWAKQNDILFHARQELTNAKAANATLSQEKAAAEAVSVKALQAKADALKALAEAKEAGARASKALEEAAEKESRSSKALEEVNAERIRLDKVVSSLQAEVQARAVAVTDLTARVSDAEKRADAAAEAKDVLVSSFNQLEADREWLRTHGIARIVEAIMNAPETSSGLDLVKERARDAGFKAGYNRCIGHINVLSAGGYTDQASGFRDVDTEGRLKAAVASFYDTPLACVGELDECLEVADYVDRLRMLYPDVEEEEPAGGAGGDAGTSGTK
- the LOC110919845 gene encoding uncharacterized protein LOC110919845 isoform X1, giving the protein MAELSSPHNVEGENPEQPLVAEEEEEGAAGGGLPALKWTRKSFDRLMLEVQMPSEYGAQYPSEGDTGADAPAGYVTMWSDFFGDCNLRLPLTVFVMDILEWYKVHISQVSPLGMIRIRNFEFTFRALGIEPTVGDFRRFYQMTVSMGFFSFRLRDGTPKLMTPPKGMTMWKKKFFYIKSAALAVDMTFRNVTETIITETIAMPSLKSVQWFPQLQTIESVKLTNTQLWLLRMMLRRGKNSKPVVREKSGEDAPAWRMFAPDFEGTVETVVCADGEQDHNTLIRSNFRVPTAAALAVELPVGKGDLGALGDPEAKGVPKRQTVKGVRFRQKKIKEVTTVPHLVPQAAGISHSSFRRHKDYVIVSDTLEGLSTAAESHSGAAKKQAEEAAAEGTAAGPPVIGEKRRPEQKAAGGVETKRRRLVTKRSAPAQKKPAVVVERQDEDFSIFDAPESPPRAMGAGGTEVPSTPPVKVVPESTVQKEGTAENAAAQIFDTVDSSNNLISPNEGDDLSLRFAATGKQHSDAEPQKTGDEARQHDAGPQKSAVDKGTSSSAGGAGYDGPPIQPGESELEYYYRTYSQDRSTLYHRPPWTVLQGDDIANDPAACREILGGLGTPFEVERARAAPRELRINQLSTMLVGSSIVANAILEDYKVLGRREEEAARMRAEAEKLVEAARAGAEQLEKDKAAFEKQKQTSEWAAAARLKQVRTLAKLLADERKSWNEKMSNERKKWNASWAKQNDILFHARQELTNAKAANATLSQEKAAAEAVSVKALQAKADALKALAEAKEAGARASKALEEAAEKESRSSKALEEVNAERIRLDKVVSSLQAEVQARAVAVTDLTARVSDAEKRADAAAEAKDVLVSSFNQLEADREWLRTHGIARIVEAIMNAPETSSGLDLVKERARDAGFKAGYNRCIGHINVLSAGGYTDQASGFRDVDTEGRLKAAVASFYDTPLACVGELDECLEVADYVDRLRMLYPDVEEEEPAGGAGGDAGTSGTK